The following coding sequences are from one Nicotiana tabacum cultivar K326 chromosome 1, ASM71507v2, whole genome shotgun sequence window:
- the LOC107828613 gene encoding 17.3 kDa class II heat shock protein-like has product MNFRLMGIDTPLFHTLQHLMDAAGDDSDKSVNAPSRNYVRDAKAMAATPADVKEYPNSYVFVVDIPGLKSGDIKVQMEDDNVLLISGERKREEEKEGAKYIRMERRIGKFMRKFTLPENANIDAISAVCQDGVLTVTVQKLPPPEPKKPKTIEVKIARG; this is encoded by the coding sequence ATGAATTTCAGGCTAATGGGTATCGACACACCACTCTTCCACACTCTCCAGCACCTTATGGACGCCGCCGGTGATGATTCCGACAAGTCCGTCAATGCcccatcaagaaactacgtacgTGACGCTAAGGCAATGGCTGCAACACCAGCGGACGTGAAGGAATACCCAAATTCCTACGTTTTCGTTGTGGACATACCAGGGTTGAAATCTGGAGATATCAAAGTGCAGATGGAAGATGACAATGTGTTGCTGATCAGTGGAGAGAGGAAGAGGGAGGAAGAGAAAGAAGGGGCCAAGTATATCAGAATGGAGAGAAGGATTGGGAAATTCATGAGGAAGTTTACACTGCCTGAGAATGCGAATATTGATGCGATTTCTGCTGTTTGTCAAGATGGAGTTTTGACTGTTACTGTCCAGAAATTGCCTCCACCTGAGCCTAAGAAACCCAAAACTATCGAGGTTAAAATTGCTCGAGGTTAA